A segment of the Desulfofundulus kuznetsovii DSM 6115 genome:
TGCCGCCGGTAAGATCGCTTTCCTGGAACGGTTTGATGGTTGCGACGGGTTTGCCGTAACGGGTCACCACAATTAAATTCCCTGTTTCAGTAGCGCGCAGGATTTCGTTTGTTTTGTTCTTCAATTCCCGCGTGCTGATAAAATTAATGTCTGGCATGCCTCGTTACCTCCCTTTGGTTCTGCCGTCCCGGACGCCTGTGTTGCTATGATTATAGCTACACTTTCCTTTCCTGTCAAGGGGGGTGGGAGAAATGATTGATTCATTAAGCCGCGCGAGAATCCGGAAGAATTCCTGCGCAGGCAGACCGGCCGCGGCAAGATCGATGTCGGAGTTCCTGTGGAAACTGCCTGACCGGATTAGCGAGCCAAAAAGCCAGACCTCTTTGGCTCCGTAATTCTGAACAAGTATTTCGGCCAATTTTCCGGCTGCTTCCCTGGCCTGTCGCAGTTTCTTTCTCCGCTTCCTTTCCTCGTCTCTTTGCCTTTTGCGCCAGGCTTTTGCGTATTGTTGAAAAACCTCTTCGTCCATCAGGTTGTCACCCAGCATAAAAAAAAATTATAACACAGGCTCAACGTGAATTAAAATACTGACATTTTCACTGACGGATTTTACCCTGATAATATCACAGATGGTTTATATAACCATCGAAATTAGAACTTGACAATTTAGGTAATAATATGGTAACGTGAAAGTAATAGGAACGCCACGAAGGTGTTGATTCTTCCCTAAGGAAGGGCCTTTGTGGCGTTTTGCTTTGGGAACATGTTTGACT
Coding sequences within it:
- a CDS encoding nucleotidyltransferase family protein, translating into MLGDNLMDEEVFQQYAKAWRKRQRDEERKRRKKLRQAREAAGKLAEILVQNYGAKEVWLFGSLIRSGSFHRNSDIDLAAAGLPAQEFFRILARLNESIISPTPLDRKGKCSYNHSNTGVRDGRTKGR